From a single Mycosarcoma maydis chromosome 14, whole genome shotgun sequence genomic region:
- a CDS encoding uncharacterized protein (related to MTC5 - subunit of the SEA complex), whose protein sequence is MPSEIESPALPSTEISAALSSPPLSLPPAGQDGRDAQRAVAGEADPDTTAGSAPIPIPSSEFKPSKQTISQRHPSNTFYRSCEISFMEPVGSMSISPANRDVVLAARKGLFIIDLEDPFAPPRFLAHMTTWEAVDIQWSPHPARSNWVASTSNQKLLIWNLDRPGDPRVAPPITRMLHRNSIHSSSSPAMPSNAHFATHRNSVYQSVYNSQSLHSGITGGTRSGFGAISVDSPYAETPFSAASQLQLSASRSSSIEHVLHAHSRAITDINWSPFHPELVASSSIDTWTWVWDLRMSGGSDGSSGGRQKPAQGYSAWNAAVTQVKFNRASEHRLASTCDNKVLIWDDRKGSLPLATIEAHENKIYGIDWSRDTSLGLDRLITCSLDRTVKFWNLASDTSQAAIGARELVTEAESVIETRTPIWRARHLPFGNGCLTLPQRGDTALSMWSKDEPEEPKATFAGHTDIVKEYLFRTKGGQDRGSDDRQFQLITWSKDQTLRLWPVSEEQTRKVGHKPGGPIRVLLTRANAPDISYRDPPLALPPGGEDAAGLVSQASGSNITSSSILPPEHATRSLLSGKGSIGKVQTTSPYSSSLSGFQNVLRDGRASPLAAFGTSSGGGRRRSLHHSSSQGDLGMDFNQLSRSPVLARSWGRVEASESGTGLLHASQLARSLPKQAIDDHMGRLATSQHSGKYGGGNASHHSGGHSSFKIPASLRNKSISGSGAASKQRLSNQQISSGRPLTIQEERSSHKHSKKYSERKDKDKTGRKEERRKPAKASDSRNSKKGVGAAMRLDRGRAAAPAVDPIEWIANVRMEKDLSEDHTGGETSQTRDSDGMGPSRFVSSKGNRMGVAFGRGGLTTEDETDADSGFTAQGLGDEIISINRKLPRIVFEKVELTRRVCVLTMYGPWADHEPAFLRIKIKFPASYPRRAPHFDLEKGANISLKTRAYLLRGLSRLSTKAAKAGRPCIEKCARFLIGEPVKSLDDGVEHDDDDEDVEADLTTSRGGGSIASDSESNHEPFAFRPARSKSLMADKTLPGLKIPPRKMGATFGPNNELVVFGGTPNLYAQSRNSSRQASRQTSRQTSQRPSRSTSQAPQAGDTSLSALPRAQSKSRLMSREGGSKSAGEQSPGTHSKEDADEGEESRFLRSYTALSNAMSSLARYSRMASEGVTTGYSVRDSDVVQLMSTDFFARRLLRKKDFFDVFGNADAHSGAATPMGKDSLVARHKATSSRFYNGSGASTPGAARRDGTRGGYGSADEHRGGSRSGGGANFAHHADLLGSLPAPAALLAIDRLKESQRKRQLGLVTIYQLVEMGAEEADAISLPQQEGSNTNE, encoded by the coding sequence ATGCCTTCAGAAATCGAAAGCCCAGCACTGCCGTCGACCGAGATTTCGGCAGCCCtctcttctcctcctctctCACTTCCTCCAGCGGGTCAAGATGGGCGAGATGCACAGCGTGCAGTCGCTGGCGAGGCAGATCCGGATACTACAGCAGGCTCTGCTCCTATACCCATACCTTCCTCAGAGTTCAAACCGAGCAAACAGACGATTTCTCAACGCCACCCGTCTAACACGTTCTATCGCTCTTGCGAGATTTCATTCATGGAGCCCGTCGGCTCCATGTCCATCAGTCCCGCTAATCGTGATgtggtgcttgctgctcgtaAGGGCCTTTTCATCATCGATCTTGAAGATCCATTTGCCCCGCCTCGCTTTCTTGCCCACATGACCACATGGGAAGCTGTCGACATTCAGTGGTCGCCACATCCTGCACGAAGCAACTGGGTCGCTAGCACTTCGAACCAAAAGCTGCTCATATGGAACCTTGATAGGCCTGGAGACCCACGTGTAGCACCGCCCATCACGAGAATGTTGCACCGCAATTCAATTCATAGCAGCTCGAGTCCCGCAATGCCCAGCAATGCCCACTTCGCCACTCATCGCAACAGCGTCTATCAAAGCGTCTACAACAGTCAAAGTCTGCATTCAGGCATCACAGGTGGCACTCGCAGCGGCTTTGGCGCCATCTCTGTAGACTCTCCGTACGCCGAGACGCCCTTCTCTGCTGCATCTCAGCTGCAACTCTCAGCTTCAAGATCGTCGTCTATCGAACACGTGCTCCACGCACATTCCAGAGCAATCACGGACATCAACTGGTCACCCTTCCATCCCGAGCTTGTCGCGTCTAGTTCCATTGATACCTGGACATGGGTCTGGGACCTTCGTATGAGCGGCGGTTCTGATGGCTCAAGCGGAGGTAGGCAGAAACCTGCACAGGGTTACTCAGCATGGAACGCCGCCGTGACCCAAGTCAAGTTCAATCGAGCCAGTGAACATCGACTCGCTTCCACGTGTGACAACAAAGTGCTCATCTGGGATGACCGTAAAGGCTCTCTTCCACTTGCCACAATAGAGGCTCACGAGAACAAGATTTACGGCATCGATTGGAGTCGAGACACCAGCCTCGGCTTGGACAGGCTCATCACCTGTTCTCTCGACAGAACCGTCAAATTTTGGAATCTGGCCTCCGACACTTCGCAAGCCGCGATTGGTGCTAGAGAGCTCGTCACTGAGGCTGAATCGGTCATCGAGACACGAACGCCAATCTGGCGAGCGCGTCACCTGCCTTTTGGCAACGGTTGCTTGACCCTACCCCAGCGTGGAGACACTGCACTAAGCATGTGGTCCAAAGATGAGCCTGAGGAGCCCAAAGCTACTTTTGCTGGTCACACCGACATTGTCAAAGAATACCTCTTCCGCACCAAAGGCGGCCAGGATCGAGGCAGCGACGACCGTCAATTCCAGCTCATCACATGGTCCAAGGATCAGACGTTGCGGCTCTGGCCCGTAAGCGAGGAACAGACACGCAAGGTAGGTCACAAACCAGGTGGTCCGATCCGTGTCTTGCTCACTCGAGCCAATGCACCAGACATTTCATACCGTGATCCTCCTCTGGCCCTTCCGCCCGGTGGcgaggatgctgctggGCTCGTAAGCCAAGCGTCTGGTAGCAACATAACTAGTTCGTCCATTCTTCCACCAGAGCATGCTACCCGGTCGCTCCTAAGCGGCAAGGGCAGTATCGGCAAGGTCCAGACCACCTCTCCCTACAGCTCCTCGTTATCAGGCTTTCAGAATGTTTTGCGCGACGGCAGAGCCAGTCCCTTGGCAGCGTTTGGGACTAGCTCTGGTGGTGGTAGGCGAAGGAGCCTCCATCACAGCTCAAGCCAAGGCGATCTGGGAATGGATTTCAACCAGCTGTCCCGTAGTCCTGTGCTCGCACGGTCGTGGGGCCGTGTTGAGGCGTCAGAAAGTGGGACGGGCCTCCTTCATGCCTCGCAGTTGGCCCGCTCGTTGCCAAAGCAAGCTATCGACGATCACATGGGTCGATTGGCGACCTCACAACACAGCGGCAAGTACGGAGGTGGTAATGCGTCTCATCACAGCGGCGGGCACTCGTCATTCAAGATACCTGCAAGTTTGCGAAACAAGTCCATATCTGGATCCGGCGCTGCTTCCAAACAGAGACTGTCGAACCAGCAAATATCGTCTGGACGCCCACTGACGATCCAAGAAGAGCGTAGTAGCCATAAGCATTCGAAAAAATACTCTGAGcgcaaggacaaggacaaaACTGGCAGGAAGGAAGAGCGCCGCAAGCCTGCCAAGGCGTCCGATTCTCGCAACAGCAAGAAGGGAGTGGGTGCGGCTATGCGGCTTGACAGAGGccgtgcagctgcacctgcCGTCGATCCCATCGAGTGGATCGCCAACGTGCGCATGGAAAAGGACCTGTCTGAAGATCACACTGGCGGAGAGACCAGCCAAACACGGGACTCAGATGGCATGGGCCCATCGCGATTCGTCTCCAGCAAAGGTAACCGGATGGGTGTCGCTTTTGGTCGAGGCGGTCTCACTACGGAAGATGAAACGGATGCTGATTCCGGGTTTACCGCTCAGGGACTCGGCGACGAGATCATCAGCATTAATCGCAAGTTGCCTCGTATCGTCTTCGAAAAAGTCGAGCTGACGCgtcgtgtgtgtgtgctCACCATGTACGGTCCGTGGGCAGATCACGAACCGGCATTCTTACGCATCAAAATCAAATTTCCCGCGAGCTACCCACGACGGGCTCCACACTTTGATCTGGAAAAGGGCGCCAACATCAGTCTCAAGACACGTGCGTACTTGCTGCGTGGGTTGTCGCGTCTCTCGACGAAAGCGGCTAAAGCGGGTCGTCCGTGTATCGAGAAGTGCGCACGCTTTTTGATTGGAGAGCCtgtcaagtcgctcgacgacggcgTTGAgcacgatgacgatgatgaagacgTCGAGGCTGATCTGACAACCAGTCGAGGTGGCGGATCGATCGCGTCGGACTCGGAATCAAATCATGAGCCATTCGCGTTTCGTCCGGCGCGCTCGAAGTCGCTCATGGCAGACAAGACTCTTCCTGGGCTCAAGATCCCGCCAAGAAAGATGGGCGCCACTTTCGGACCCAacaacgagctggtcgTATTCGGTGGAACTCCAAACCTGTATGCGCAATCGCGCAACTCGTCTCGCCAAGCTTCGCGTCAAACATCGCGTCAAACATCGCAACGGCCCTCCCGTTCGACCTCTCAGGCACCGCAGGCCGGCGACACGTCTCTGTCTGCTCTGCCACGTGCACAATCAAAGTCTCGACTCATGAGCCGAGAAGGAGGCAGCAAAAGCGCTGGCGAACAGAGTCCTGGGACACACAGTAAGGAGGATGCGGACGAGGGTGAAGAATCACGCTTCCTACGCTCTTATACAGCCTTGTCCAATGCAATGTCGTCGCTGGCACGCTACTCCAGGATGGCAAGTGAAGGTGTCACTACAGGCTACTCGGTGCGCGACTCGGATGTGGTTCAGCTGATGAGCACCGACTTTTTCGCACGACGATTGCTACGAAAGAAGGACTTTTTCGACGTGTTCGGCAACGCCGACGCCCATAGTGGCGCGGCTACACCCATGGGCAAGGATTCACTTGTGGCAAGGCATAAGGCGACGTCATCGCGATTCTACAACGGAAGCGGAGCGTCTACACCCGGAGCGGCGCGCAGAGACGGAACCCGAGGTGGCTATGGTTCCGCGGATGAGCATAGAGgaggcagcagaagcggtgGAGGAGCCAACTTTGCGCATCATGCGGACTTGCTTGGCTCGTTGCCAgcacctgctgctttgTTGGCAATCGACAGGTTGAAGGAGTCGCAGAGAAAGAGGCAGCTcggactcgtgactatctatcagcttgtcgagatgggcgccgaagaagcagaTGCGATATCTCTGCCGCAGCAAGAGGGGAGCAATACTAATGAATAG
- a CDS encoding guanine nucleotide-binding protein subunit alpha-3: MGNCLSSSDQKEAKDRSVAIDKQIEEDSRKFKKECKILLLGSGESGKSTIVKQMKIIHQNGYTKDELLLYRLTVIKNLVDSAQAMVLALRKFKMEPEMPENRENVDAILQYRVDADPGATLDHAMARKVDSLWKDPIVPAIMERSSEFYLMDSAAYFFDNVNRIGQSDYVPNENDVLRARSKTTGISETRFNMGQLSIHLFDVGGQRSERKKWIHCFEAVTSIIFCVALSEYDQVLLEESGQNRMAESLVLFESVVNSRWFLRTSVILFLNKIDIFKQKIPKQPLSKYFPEYSGGPDINKAAKYILWRFTQTNRARLSIYPHLTQATDTSNIRLVFAAVKETILTNALKDSGIL, encoded by the coding sequence ATGGGAAACTGTCTTTCTTCCTCTGATCAAAAGGAGGCCAAGGATCGGAgcgtcgccatcgacaagcagatcgaagaGGATAGCCGCAAATTCAAGAAGGAGTGCAAAatccttcttcttggttCGGGAGAGTCAGGCAAATCGACCATCGTCAAGCAGATGAAGATCATCCATCAAAATGGCTACACCAAGGACGAATTGTTACTCTATCGACTCACCGTCATCAAAAACCTGGTTGATTCGGCACAAGCCATGGTTCTGGCTCTGCGAAAGTTCAAGATGGAGCCCGAGATGCCCGAGAACCGCGAAAACGTAGATGCCATTCTGCAATACCGTGTCGACGCCGATCCAGGAGCAACGCTCGATCACGCCATGGCGAGAAAGGTCGACTCACTCTGGAAGGATCCCATCGTCCCTGCGATCAtggagcgcagcagcgaaTTCTACCTTATGGATAGTGCCGCCTACTTTTTCGATAATGTCAACCGCATTGGCCAGTCCGACTACGTGCCCAACGAGAACGACGTTCTTCGTGCACGATCCAAAACCACTGGTATTAGCGAGACTCGGTTCAATATGGGACAGCTTTCAATACATCTCTTTGACGTAGGAGGACAGCGTTCGGAACGTAAAAAGTGGATCCACTGCTTTGAAGCGGTGACGTCGATCATCTTTTGCGTGGCGCTGAGCGAGTACGACCAGGTGCTGTTGGAGGAAAGCGGCCAAAACCGTATGGCCGAGTCGCTCGTTCTATTTGAATCGGTAGTCAACAGTCGTTGGTTCCTGCGCACCTCCGTCATCCTCTTTCTCAACAAGATTGACATTTTCAAGCAAAAGATTCCAAAACAGCCGCTATCGAAATACTTTCCAGAGTACAGCGGCGGGCCGGACATCAATAAGGCGGCCAAATACATTCTTTGGCGTTTTACACAGACCAATCGAGCACGTTTGAGCATCTACCCACATCTCACGCAGGCCACGGACACGAGTAATATTCGCCTCGTCTTTGCAGCGGTCAAAGAGACGATTCTCACCAACGCGCTCAAGGACAGCGGCATCTTGTAG